The DNA segment ATATGAGCAAAAGAATCTAACTAACCCTGCCAAGGCTTTGGATGAAGCTGATCGGAAGCAGAACCACTGATGCAATTCCCTAGACCGGCAAAACTTAGAATCTCATTATGAGATATTAACGGTCTTAACCCCAAGAAATCTCTCGTCAAACCCTCTTCTCCTCCTCCGCCACCGCTTTTATTCTTGTCTGATCCTGAAGTGGTTGTAGTATCAACGTTTGTCCTCAAGAACCCGCCGAATGTATCGTCGAAAGCTTCTTCTCCCCCGTTATGGTCAAACTCGGAGGCGTTGTAGTCTTGAAACAAAacttggttgttgttgttgttgttggagcTGATGAAGCCAGATGGAGATGTCATCATCGCCGCCATTGTTGTGGTGAGGTTATTATGATGAGCTGACCTCTCGGAGACTGTGGTTGGTGGTAATGGAGGTGTCTTTGTGGAACCCATTTGAGCTGCTTTCTGGAGCAATGCGGTGGCTGACATAGCCGGAGAAGCTGCAAGAGAGAACAaacctcctcctccaccattACTAGGGTTAGGGTTTGAAGACGTGAGATCTTGCGGTTGAGGAGCAAGCCAAGGAGGGATGCTATGGTGGTGGTAATTGATGATTTGATCATTGCTTTGTTGCTGCTCTATCTTCATTGGAAAAGTATGAAGGTGGTTGCTGCTAGTGTTGCTATTATTAGTACCATTATGGTTGGTTTCAACGTAAAGGCTGTTGGTGATGTTgtgggaagaggaagaagaggaagagatgTTCAGGGTTGGTCGtgcttgatgatgagaagaagaagaagattgttGGATCATAAGAGGGTTTGGTTGATGATTCTGGTTTTGTGGTATGACTACTTCCCTTGCAGTCTCTTCGGCTAATGCTTCACAAAATGCTCTATGAGTTATGAAACTATCCCTCCTGTTTATTTACCAAACAACAAAACCATAATGTGATCAATAACAATGTTAATTAATATGAACAAATGGCACGTTGAGAGAAGCTATGTGGTCCAATCTAAACTGTGTAGCAATCACATATGTATTTGTAAGATGAGTGATTAATGCAATAAAAAGGAGAAATAAAAAGACTCATAATAGCTttctaaagagagaaaaaaaggaagaaaagtaCCATGAACTAGTTGCATATTATAAATGAAGATTCTTTTGAGCTACCATTCTTGTCCTCTTtcaaattaaatgaaattacTCATATCAAAACAGAATACTTTGTACCATGTGTCCCTTTAGTTCTTACAACACCACAACATACCCAATTTAAAACCAGTATTAATTGTAATTACTATATATTCCAAAATCATTTAATTtattgaaagaaaataaaaattgggTTGGTTTACCTAGAAAAGAGAGTGCCACAGTCACATCTGTATTCTTTGGTGCCACAAGTCTTAGAATGAGCCTTGCAATCTGATTGAACCGCATATTTCTTTGAACATTTGTCACATTTCCACTTCTTCTCTCCATGCTTTCTACAGAAATGCTTCTTGATTCCTGTCAAGTCACCGAGAGCTCGAGATGGGTCATGGTGGACACAGCTTGCTTCTGGACAAACATACACTTTCTTCCTTATCACTTCTTTGTTGGATCGTTGTTTTAGCTTCCATGGTAGATTGTGACCTCTCCTGTGAAGCTGTAGATTCTGGTCTCT comes from the Brassica rapa cultivar Chiifu-401-42 chromosome A01, CAAS_Brap_v3.01, whole genome shotgun sequence genome and includes:
- the LOC103842544 gene encoding protein indeterminate-domain 11 isoform X2 is translated as MMNEDILHHQQVQQQEENMSNLTSASGDQASVSSGNRTEVSGSNYFPHHQQQEEQQQFSVPESQPQKKRRNQPGNPDPESEVIALSPKTLMATNRFVCEICNKGFQRDQNLQLHRRGHNLPWKLKQRSNKEVIRKKVYVCPEASCVHHDPSRALGDLTGIKKHFCRKHGEKKWKCDKCSKKYAVQSDCKAHSKTCGTKEYRCDCGTLFSRRDSFITHRAFCEALAEETAREVVIPQNQNHQPNPLMIQQSSSSSHHQARPTLNISSSSSSSHNITNSLYVETNHNGTNNSNTSSNHLHTFPMKIEQQQSNDQIINYHHHSIPPWLAPQPQDLTSSNPNPSNGGGGGLFSLAASPAMSATALLQKAAQMGSTKTPPLPPTTVSERSAHHNNLTTTMAAMMTSPSGFISSNNNNNNQVLFQDYNASEFDHNGGEEAFDDTFGGFLRTNVDTTTTSGSDKNKSGGGGGEEGLTRDFLGLRPLISHNEILSFAGLGNCISGSASDQLHPKPWQG
- the LOC103842544 gene encoding protein indeterminate-domain 11 isoform X1, with amino-acid sequence MMNEDILHHQQVQQQEENMSNLTSASGDQASVSSGNRTEVSGSNYFPHHQQQEEQQQFSVPESQPQKKRRNQPGNPDPESEVIALSPKTLMATNRFVCEICNKGFQRDQNLQLHRRGHNLPWKLKQRSNKEVIRKKVYVCPEASCVHHDPSRALGDLTGIKKHFCRKHGEKKWKCDKCSKKYAVQSDCKAHSKTCGTKEYRCDCGTLFSRRDSFITHRAFCEALAEETAREVVIPQNQNHQPNPLMIQQSSSSSHHQARPTLNISSSSSSSHNITNSLYVETNHNGTNNSNTSSNHLHTFPMKIEQQQSNDQIINYHHHSIPPWLAPQPQDLTSSNPNPSNGGGGGLFSLAASPAMSATALLQKAAQMGSTKTPPLPPTTVSERSAHHNNLTTTMAAMMTSPSGFISSNNNNNNQVLFQDYNASEFDHNGGEEAFDDTFGGFLRTNVDTTTTSGSDKNKSGGGGGEEGLTRDFLGLRPLISHNEILSFAGLGNCISGSASDQLHPKPWQGTQVGSNKR